The Candidatus Sericytochromatia bacterium genome includes the window GCGCGTATCACGAAGACACCGAGAGCGAAGCCGTTTGCGTCTCCTGCAAGTCTCCCATCTGCGCCAAGTGCAGAGATTACGGGGCGGATGGCATGTGTGGCATGTGCCTGGAAATGTCGAACGCGCGTCGTTTCAAGCCGGACGTGGCGGCACCCAGTGCAGACCCGGACGCCCAACCCAAACCACGCCAACCCACCGTCCTGAAGAGCGCCGCCGCAACAGCGCGCAGTTCGCAAAAAGGACCCAAAGAAGGCGCTCCCCCAGGCCCACGCTTACCGGTCACCAGAAAGGCAGCGCCCAAGAATGCCGCTGGTAAGCGCGCAGCTGCCCCCACTGGCACGGCCCCGCGCGGGAACGCCAAAGGACCAGCCTGGCTCCATCAGACGCGGTATCGCCTCTACCTGATCGTGACCGTGGCTCTCCTGGGCTCCCTGGGGGGATTCTCCTGGTGGTCAGGCCAGTTGGGGGCCGATGATGAACTGCAGCTGCAGATGCGGCAACACATGGGCATGGTGAAAGCCGCCGTGCTGACGTTACAAGAGCGCACGGGCAATCTGCCTACCGACGTTTCTGCCATCGAGACCCAACTCCGCTTGCGGGGCGTCGACCCGGAAGGCTTGGTGCCGCCGCTGCGAATGGAGTTGAACCCGCGCACCCCGGCAGCCTGCACGGTCTTGCTACGCCAGACACCCGAGGGCCTTGAGATTCGAGCCACTGATGGCGCCGGGGCCGAGGTCACCTTGGATGACAAACCTCACGTGCTGGTCGCCCTCAAGCGCGAGGTATCAGCCGTTCCCGCCGCCACGGAGACTTTGCCATCTCCGGGGACGCCCTGAGAAGCACGCCGCCCTCGACGCGCCGGCATCAGTCGGGGAGCGAGCCCCCTCCCCCGTGTTCTGCCCCCCTGAGGCACGGCCGGCCGCTCCCGCAACGAGAGAACACCAGCCTCCGTCAGCAGGCCTTCGGGACCACACCCCCGTGGTCCCGTGTTCACTGGGTAAAGGCAAAATTGAACTGATTCCAGGCCGGCGCGTTGAAACTCCACCCGCGCAGATCCTGCTTTCGAAGTTCCCATTGACCGCCCAATTTCTCGTTCAGGTCACGAATGCCGTTGCGGTTGATATCGTCCCAGGCGAATACGTTGATCAGCCCATAGCGTGTTCGCACGGAGAAGGTCTTTTTAAAGCGATTTTCGGAATCGACCAGGACAATCTCACTCGGGACATAAATACCAGTCGCCAGGAGTCCAGCCCCTTGGGGTCCCAGGATGCGAAAACTGCCCCGGTCGGTGCTGTTGCCTTCCCCCTGCACGAAGCCCACGCGAGGATAACTGGCATAGCCCCGCGTGACGGCGCCCTCGATCATGTAGGTCTCGGCATCCGGGCGCCAGAGCGTTTCAAAATTGGGGTTCATAGGGGCACAGGCCGCCGCAGAGAGGGCAAGCAGGGGGGCTGGAAGGAGGCGGAGGCAGGCGAACATGACAGGCGGAAACGGGTATGTTGAGGGGGTGGGTCGACACGAGGCGGCCAGGCCACCCGGTCGGTATATACCCGCTGGCTCCCCCCCATCGCACCCGGAGGTTCCGCGTTGACGACGAAGCCGCTGGAAAAAGTTGAATCCAAGCAACGTCTGTTTGACCCCTACAAGGTTCTGCTTCACAACGACGACCACAATGAAATGATGCATGTGGTCCAATCCATTGTGAAGTCTGTGCCGCAGATCGCCCAGCGCGAAGCGGTCTCGATCATGGAAGAGGCCCATCTCACCGGCGTGGCCGTGGTGATTGCTGCGCCCTTGGAATACGCCGAAATGTACTGCGACCGTCTGCGCAGCTTCGGGCTGGTGGCCTCGATCGAGCAGGACGTTTAGCGACGCACCGTTCGCCCGGAAGGAAAGAATTGAGCCCCGCCCCCCTCGTTCAGCGAGACGCGGGGCTCAGTGCGCGGAGCCCACAGGCGGCAATGCCCCCATGTAGACCGGCGTCACCCAGTCCGTGAAACTCGGATGATTGCCTCGAACGGCCCGGTTGTAGATCTCCATGATCTGGCGCGTGACAGGTCCCACTTGCTCTGTCCCGCCAACAGGCCGATGGTCAATCGAGGTCACCGGCGAGATCTGGGCACCCGTCCCGCAAAGAAACATCTCGTCCGCGATATAGAGTTCGGTGCGGTCCACGGAGCGCTCATCCGTCGCGATACCCAGCTCCTCGCGGGCAATCCGCATCACAGCCCGGCGCGTGACCCCCTCCAAAATGTTGTGCTGAACGCCCGGCGTCACCAGTTCACCGTGCCGCACGAGGAACAGGTTCATCGCGCTGCCCTCCGACACGTGACCATCCGCATTCAGAAAGATCGCGTCATCAAAGCCGTTGTGGTAAGCCTCGGTCTTCGCCAGGGCAGAGTTGATGTAGGCGCCCGTGATCTTGGCCCTGGCCGGTACTGCGTTGTCATCCAAGCGGCGCCAGCTGGAAACCCCGACCTTGATGCCGGTGGTGTCGATGTAATCGCCCATGGGGGTCGCAAACATCGTGAAGTCCGTATTCAGCTTGTGCAGACGGACCCCGATAATCTCATCCCCCATGTAGAGCAGGGGACGAATGTAAACATCTTCCCGAAATCCATTGCGCCGGATCAGTTCGAGCGTGATCTCACACAGCTCATCAACCGAGTACGGAAGGTTCATGTACAGGATGCGCGCAGACTGGTGGAGACGCTCGAAGTGCGGCCGCATCTTCAGAACGAACAGCTCGTTCTTGTCGGCATTCCAGTAGCCGCGAATTCCTTCGAAGCAGCCAGTGCCGTAGTTCAGACCGTGGGTCATCACCCCCACCTTGGCTTCCTCGAAGGGCACAAACTGGCCTCGAAAAAAGACAAAGGATGGTTTGGTCGCCATGGGGGCTCCTTTCAGGTCCGGCCATCTCACGCGCGCGACGCTGCGCACTCACCGGCCGTAGGCTTGAATTCCCGATTATAGCAGTTTCGAGGGGTCCGACAGGCCCGAGAGCGTTTCAGCCCGTCCAGAGAACAAAGGGGTAAAGGAAGCCGGGTGAGGCAGCCCCAGATGCGCATAGGCCTTGGGATTCACCACCCGTCCGCGGGGGGTGCGGGCCAGGAAGCCTGCCTGCATGAGGTAGGGCTCATAAATGTCCTCGATGGTGGCCGGATCCTCACCCAGCGCGGCAGCCACCGTTTCGAGCCCCACCGGCCCCCCTCGGTGATGGTCGATGATGACCGTGAGCAACTGGCGGTCGAGGGGCTCCAGGCCAGAGGGATCCACGCCAAGACGATCGAGAGCGGCAGCCGCCACCGGCTCCGTGATGGCCCCCCCTCCGTTCACTTCGGAAAAGTCACGTACTCGCCTCAGCAAGCGGTTCGCGACGCGGGGGGTGCCCCTGGCCCGACGTGCCATGGCCAAAGCCCCGGAAGGTTCCAGGACCAGCCCGAAAATGTCGGCAGCCCGATGCAGGATCGCAACGAGTTCGTCTTCGCGGTAGAAATTGAGGCGCTGAATCAACCCAAACCGATCACGCAGCGGCGCACTGAGGGCACCCGCGCGGGTGGTGGCCCCGATCAGGGTGAAGCGAGGCAACGGCAAGCGACGCGTCCGGGCCGTTTGTCCCTTGCCTATCGTGATATCCAGGCTGAAATCTTCCATGGCCGGATAGAGCAGTTCTTCAGCCAGACGACTCAACCGGTGGATTTCATCGATGAACAGGACTTCACCCGGTTGCAGGGTGGCCAGCAAGCCCGCAATATCGCGCGGACGTTCAAGGGCAGGCGCCGAGGTGATGCGAACGGGCACGCCCATCTCTGCCGCGACAATCTGGGCCATGGTGGTCTTTCCAAGGCCCGGAGGCCCGTGCAGCAACAAATGGTCCAGCGGCTCCTGGCGACGACGCGCGGCATCGATCGCCACCTGCAGAACGTCCTTGAGCTCGCTCTGACCCGCATAATCCGCCAAGCGCCGCGGTCTCAGGCCACCATTCTCCGCCTGATCTTCGGGTTGTACTTCGGGCGTCAATAGACGCACGGGCGGCGTGACGGGCGCACTCAGCGTGTCACGCACCCGTTTCGGAATGGGGTCCTCGGAAGAATTGATGATGGCCAATGGGCTGTCTCACCACGTCGGCCGACACCGGCCTGGAGGCATGGTAGCATAGAACAAGTGTTCCAGGTACCACAGGGCTCACGCAGGGGGCGAGAGAACCTGAGCCAGAGCGTCGAGCAGCATTTGACTGCGAATGGCTTTCTCCAGACACAGGGTGTGATGGGGGCGCAGCAAGTCCATCACGCGCGTTTCCGATTCGGCCGTCACGAACACCATCGGGATGTCCCGCGTGGCCGTCTGACCACGTAACCTACGGGCCACCTCATCGCCATCCAACAAGGGCAGGTTGACGTCGAGCACAATGGCTGCCGGCAACTCAGCCTCCGCGATGCGCAGAGCGTCCAAGCCGTTCCGTGCGATCAACACCTCGTAGCCGCGATCACGCAGGCGACGAGAGAGAAACTCGACGGTGTCTGGGTTGTCCTCAACCAGCAAGATCGTGGGCATGGCAGGTACCGCGCACCCAAGCTCAGGCAGTCATCGCACGGAATGGTGACACGCAAGCCCGGCCCTGTTCGACCGGGCCACAGATTCAGTTCAATCCAAAAGTGGTTTGGAGGGCTTGGACGCAGTGAGGCAGGTCCACAGATTGCACCTGGCCCATCACGATCAAGCGCACGTCTTGTTCGGAGACACCCGCCTCTTCTGCCACCTGGCGAACTCCGAGGCCACGCCTCCCCATTTCGCGAAACAATTCTCTGACCCAAGGCTCATAGCGATCATCGGGGGGGAAAATTTTCAGCATCTCATCGGAAAGGTGACGGGCCGAGGAGACCTGGGCGGCGTATCCACGCGCCACCAACATTTTGGATACCAGCAGGTTCATAAAGACGTGTTCGATGGCCCCCGGATTGCGGTCCGCCCAGTCCTGGACCGGCGCAAGATACTCGGAGAAGGCTTCCGGCGCCATTCCAGCGGCCGTGGCAATCTTCTCAATCACCTCGGGGTTGCGCGGAAATGGGACATCTCCACGCAGAATTTCGTACATGTAGGTGCGGCTGACCGGGACCTGGCGTGCGAATTCCTGCCGGCTGAGACCGAGGTCCTGTAGACGTTCCCACAGCTTACGCGTCGAAACGGGCAGGACGCTGACGAGTTGTTGATACTCGACGAACAGCATGGGGTCGATCCGGGCCACTTCGGCGAACTTCTCAAGCGTTTCCCGGACCGCTGGAAATTTGACCTTGCTGTTGAATATGCGCGACACATACTCGTAGCTCAGGCCGGTCTCGTTGACGAACGTGCGGCGGTTAACGCCGGCCGCATCCAAGCTTCGCTTGAGAATCTCGATCGACGGTGAGCGCGGCTTGATGCCGGCAGAATCGCGGCGCACAGGCCGACGAGAAGGAAGAGCACGAGCGCGTTCGGACACGTTGAACCACCCTTTCTGCGACGCTGTTCAGGTCATCGCGAGGTGCTGATAAACGCTGTCCCACCAGCTGAGCTGATAACGCTCCAGTGTCACTATAGCACGAAGGATGGGTGAGCAAACAAGCCCCTGGCCGGCCTTCCTTGGAGCGGAGCGGGACTCCGATGACGCAAGGGCCGCCAGACGGCGGCCCTTGGGTGGTGATTCGGTCAGATCAAACGATCGGCCGCGCGCGGACGACTCCCCCCGGTGCTCGGTGTTCCTCGCTTGAGCCCAGGCAGCAGCGCGAGGCCGGCCCGCTGCCATCAGCGCGTTTCGGGAGCGAGGATGGCAGTCTGATGGGCCTCAAGTTTGTCGAGGCGAACGGAACCACCGACCACCGTGACCGTCCGCCGCGAGAGCAGGTCACGCAGCCGCGTGCCCTCAGGGTAGATCTGGCCCACGCTGAAGGCCAGATCACGCGTTTCGTCGCCGCTGTTCATCGCCACGACCACCTGTTGCCCCTGATCGGCCCGCGCGAAGACGAACTGACGGTAGTGATTGTGACGCATCAAGGTGCGAACTTCCCCCCCACGCAGGGCCGGGTTGGACTTGCGCAACGCCACCAGCCGCTTCACGAAGCGCAGCATGTCGTTGCCCTCGTTGGCCTCCTCCCAGGGAAAACAGCGCCGGTTATCCGGGTCCTTGCCGCCCAGCATGCCGATTTCATCCCCGTAATAGATCACGGGAGCGCCGGGCTGAGTGAACATGTAGAGCAAGGCTTCCTTGGTTCGAACGAGATCGCCGCCGGCCTCGGTGCGCACCCGCGCCACGTCGTGGCTGC containing:
- a CDS encoding response regulator produces the protein MPTILLVEDNPDTVEFLSRRLRDRGYEVLIARNGLDALRIAEAELPAAIVLDVNLPLLDGDEVARRLRGQTATRDIPMVFVTAESETRVMDLLRPHHTLCLEKAIRSQMLLDALAQVLSPPA
- a CDS encoding ATP-dependent Clp protease adaptor ClpS translates to MTTKPLEKVESKQRLFDPYKVLLHNDDHNEMMHVVQSIVKSVPQIAQREAVSIMEEAHLTGVAVVIAAPLEYAEMYCDRLRSFGLVASIEQDV
- the ruvB gene encoding Holliday junction branch migration DNA helicase RuvB, with protein sequence MAIINSSEDPIPKRVRDTLSAPVTPPVRLLTPEVQPEDQAENGGLRPRRLADYAGQSELKDVLQVAIDAARRRQEPLDHLLLHGPPGLGKTTMAQIVAAEMGVPVRITSAPALERPRDIAGLLATLQPGEVLFIDEIHRLSRLAEELLYPAMEDFSLDITIGKGQTARTRRLPLPRFTLIGATTRAGALSAPLRDRFGLIQRLNFYREDELVAILHRAADIFGLVLEPSGALAMARRARGTPRVANRLLRRVRDFSEVNGGGAITEPVAAAALDRLGVDPSGLEPLDRQLLTVIIDHHRGGPVGLETVAAALGEDPATIEDIYEPYLMQAGFLARTPRGRVVNPKAYAHLGLPHPASFTPLFSGRAETLSGLSDPSKLL
- a CDS encoding branched-chain amino acid transaminase; this translates as MATKPSFVFFRGQFVPFEEAKVGVMTHGLNYGTGCFEGIRGYWNADKNELFVLKMRPHFERLHQSARILYMNLPYSVDELCEITLELIRRNGFREDVYIRPLLYMGDEIIGVRLHKLNTDFTMFATPMGDYIDTTGIKVGVSSWRRLDDNAVPARAKITGAYINSALAKTEAYHNGFDDAIFLNADGHVSEGSAMNLFLVRHGELVTPGVQHNILEGVTRRAVMRIAREELGIATDERSVDRTELYIADEMFLCGTGAQISPVTSIDHRPVGGTEQVGPVTRQIMEIYNRAVRGNHPSFTDWVTPVYMGALPPVGSAH
- a CDS encoding helix-turn-helix transcriptional regulator, with product MSERARALPSRRPVRRDSAGIKPRSPSIEILKRSLDAAGVNRRTFVNETGLSYEYVSRIFNSKVKFPAVRETLEKFAEVARIDPMLFVEYQQLVSVLPVSTRKLWERLQDLGLSRQEFARQVPVSRTYMYEILRGDVPFPRNPEVIEKIATAAGMAPEAFSEYLAPVQDWADRNPGAIEHVFMNLLVSKMLVARGYAAQVSSARHLSDEMLKIFPPDDRYEPWVRELFREMGRRGLGVRQVAEEAGVSEQDVRLIVMGQVQSVDLPHCVQALQTTFGLN